A region from the Sorex araneus isolate mSorAra2 chromosome 6, mSorAra2.pri, whole genome shotgun sequence genome encodes:
- the SBF1 gene encoding myotubularin-related protein 5 isoform X1, producing the protein MARLADYFVLVAFGPHPRGSGEGQGQILQRFPEKDWEDSPFPQGVELFCQPSGWQLCPEKNPPTFFVAVLTDINSERHYCACLTFWEPAELTPEAGCPPDAAEREDDEGGPVQPSPAVPGPPSQLFAPKTLVLVSRLDHTEVFRNSLGLIYTIHVEGLSVGLENVVGNLLTCTIPLAGGSQLESVEDSVRTISLGAGDRQVIQTPLVDSLPVSRCSVALLFHQLGITNVLCLFCAALTEHKVLFLSRSYQRLSDACRGLLALLFPLRYSFTYVPILPAQLLEVLSTPTPFIIGVNAAFQAETQELLDVIVADLDGGTVTVPECVHIPPLPEPLQSQTHSVLSMVLDPELELADLAFPPPSTTTSSLKMQDKELRAVFLRLFAQLLQGYRWCLHMVRIHPEPVIRFHKAAFLGQRGLLEDDFLMKVLEGMAFAGFVSERGVPYRPTDLFDELVAHEVARMRADEQHPQRVLRHVRELAEQLYKNENPYPAVAMHKVQRPGEASHLRRTPRPFPRLDEGTVQWIMDQAAAKMQGAPPAVKAEKKTTVPSGPPMTAILERGGGLHGNSARRLEVVRNCISYVFEGKILEAKKLLPAVLRALKGRAARRCLAQELHLHVQQNRAVLDHQQFDFVVRMMNCCLQDCTSLDEHGIAASLLPLVTAFCRKLSPGVTQFAYSCVQEHVVWSTPQFWEAMFYGDVQTHIRALYLEPTEDQDSSQVGEAPREDSRSALDVASEQRRLWPTLSREKQQELVQKEESTVFSQAIHYANRMSYLLLPLDSSKSRLLRERAGLGELESASNSLVTNSMAGSVAESYDTESGFEDAEACDVAGTVVRFINRFVDKVCTESGVTSDHLKGLHVMVPDIVQMHIETLEAVQRESERLPSIPKPKLLRPRLLPGEECVLDGLRVCLLPDGREQATGGSGGGPALLPAEGAVFLTTYRVIFTGMPTDPLVGEQVVVRSFPVAALTKEKRINVQTSVDSLLPDGLQLRSCTFQLLKMAFDVEVGPESAELFRKQLHKLRYPADVRGTFALTLGSAHTPGRPPRIAKDKGPSLRTLSRNLVKNAKKTMGRHYVTRKKYSPPSWEQRGQLPPEDLEDEISVSEELEPSTLTPASALKPADRMTMSSLVERACCRDYQRLGLGTLSSSLSRAKAEPFRISPVNRMYAICRSYPGLLIVPQSVQDNALQRVSRCYRQNRFPVVCWRSGRSRAVLLRSGGLHSKGMVGLFKAQNAPSPGQSQTDSSSLEQEKYLQAVVSSMPRFADASGRNTLSGFSSAHMGSHVPSPRARVTTLSNPMAASASRRTAPRGKWGSVRASGRSAGLGADVGSRLAGRDMLAPPQVNGAPPDPGFLRPQRAALYIIGDKAQMKGVRPDPLQQWELVPIEVFEARQVKTSFKKLLKACVPGCCPGTDTNPASFLRALEDSEWLVQIHKLLQVSVLVVELLDSGSSVLVSLEDGWDITTQVVSLVQLLSDPFYRTLEGFRLLVEKEWLSFGHRFSHRGAHTLAGQSSGFTPVFLQFLDCVHQVHLQFPMEFEFSLFYLKFLGYHHVSRRFRTFLLDSDYERIELGLLYEEKGERRTQQAYRSVWEYVEWLSKRNPVFYNYMYAPEDTEVLRPYSNVSNLKVWDFYTEETLAEGPPYDWELAQGPPEPPEEERPDGSAPQSKRRVVWPCYDSRPRAQPDAISRLLEELQRLETELGRPAERWKDTWDRVKASQRLEGRPEGRGTPSSLLVSSVPHHRRSLGVYLQEGPVGSTLSLSLDSDQSSGSTASGSRQAARRSTSTLYSQFQTAESENRSYEGTLYKKGAFMKPWKARWFVLDKTKHQLRYYDHRVDTDCKGIIDLGEVEAVLPGTPTMGAPKTVDEKAFFDVKTMRRVYNFCAQDVLTAQQWVDQIQGCLSDA; encoded by the exons ATGGCGCGGCTCGCGGACTATTTCGTGCTGGTGGCGTTCGGGCCGCATCCGCGCG GGAGCGGGGAAGGCCAGGGCCAGATCCTGCAGCGCTTCCCGGAGAAGGACTGGGAGGACAGTCCCTTTCCCCAGGGCGTCGAGCTG TTCTGCCAGCCCAGCGGATGGCAGCTGTGCCCCGAGAAGAACCCTCCGACCTTCTTTGTGGCCGTCCTCACCGACATCAACTCGGAGCGCCACTACTGCGCCTGCCTGACCTTCTGGGAGCCCGCGGAGCTCACGCCG GAAGCGGGGTGCCCCCCGGATGCTGCTGAGAGGGAGGACGACGAGGGGGGCCCAGTACAGCCCTCGCCCGCGGTGCCTGGCCCGCCCAGCCAGCTGTTTGCCCCGAAGACGCTGGTGTTAGTGTCCCGGCTGGACCACACGGAGGTGTTCAGG AACAGCCTGGGCCTCATCTACACCATCCACGTGGAGGGCCTGAGCGTGGGTCTGGAGAACGTGGTGGGCAACCTGCTGACCTGCACCATCCCCTTGGCGGGCGGCTCACAG CTGGAGTCTGTTGAGGACAGCGTG agAACCATCTCCCTGGGCGCCGGGGACCGCCAGGTCATCCAGACACCCCTGGTCGACTCGCTGCCTGTCAGCCGCTGCAGTGTGGCCCTGCTCTTCCACCAGCTGG GCATCACCAACGTGCTGTGTCTCTTCTGTGCCGCCCTCACGGAGCACAAGGTCCTCTTCCTGTCTCGGAGCTACCAGCGGCTGTCAGACGCCTGCCGGGGTCTGCTGGCCCTCCTGTTCCCACTCAGATACAG CTTCACCTACGTCCCCATCCTGCCGGCTCAGCTCCTGGAGGTCCTCAGCACGCCCACGCCCTTCATCATCGGTGTCAATGCCGCCTTCCAGGCAGAGACCCAGGAGCTG CTGGATGTGATCGTGGCTGATCTCGATGGGGGGACAGTGACCGTCCCTGAGTGTGTGCACATCCCACCGCTGCCGGAGCCGCTGCAGAGTCAGACCCACAGCGTGCTGAGCATG GTCCTGGACCCTGAGCTGGAGCTGGCTGACCTGGCCTTCCCGCCACCCTCCACCACCACGTCCTCCCTGAAGATGCAG GACAAGGAGCTGCGTGCTGTCTTCCTGCGGCTTTTCGCCCAGCTGCTCCAGGGCTACCGCTGGTGCCTGCACATGGTGCGGATCCACCCGGAGCCTGTCATCCGCTTCCACAAG GCGGCCTTCCTGGGCCAGCGTGGGCTGCTGGAGGACGACTTCCTGATGAAGGTGCTGGAGGGCATGGCCTTCGCTGGGTTCGTCTCTGAGCGGGGGGTCCCCTACCGCCCCACAGACCTGTTTGACGAG CTGGTGGCCCACGAGGTGGCCCGGATGCGGGCTGACGAGCAGCACCCACAGCGCGTCCTGCGCCACGTCAGGGAGCTGGCAGAGCAGCTCTACAAGAAC GAGAACCCGTACCCGGCCGTGGCCATGCACAAGGTGCAGAGGCCGGGTGAGGCCAGCCACCTGCGGCGCACGCCTCGGCCCTTCCCCCGCCTGGATGAAGGCACTGTGCAGTGGATCATGGACCAGGCCGCGGCCAAGATGCAGGGAGCACCCCCCGCCGTGAAGGCTGAGAAGAAGACCACTGTGCCCTCAGGGCCCCCCATGA cTGCCATCCTGGAACGGGGCGGTGGACTCCATGGCAACAGTGCACGCCGGCTGGAGGTGGTCCGCAACTGCATTTCCTATGTGTTCGAGGGGAAGATTCTCGAGGCCAAGAAG CTGCTCCCCGCCGTGCTGCGAGCCCTGAAGGGGCGGGCGGCCCGCCGATGCCTGGCCCAGGAGCTGCATCTGCACGTGCAGCAGAACCGGGCCGTGCTGGACCACCAACAGTTCGACTTTGTGGTCCGCATGATGAACTGCTGCCTACAG GACTGTACCTCACTGGACGAACACGGCATCGCGGCTTCCCTGCTGCCCCTGGTCACGGCCTTCTGTCGG AAGTTGAGTCCTGGCGTGACACAGTTTGCGTACAGCTGTGTGCAGGAGCATGTCGTATGGAGCACGCCGCAGTTCTGGGAGGCCATGTTCTATGGGGATGTGCAGACCCACATCCGGGCCCTCTACCTGGAGCCCACTGAGGACCAAGACTCCTCCCAG GTAGGAGAGGCACCGCGTGAGGACAGCCGTTCGGCCCTGGACGTGGCCTCCGAGCAACGGCGCCTGTGGCCGACCCTGAGCCGGGAGAAGCAGCAGGAGTTGGTGCAGAAGGAGGAGAGCACGGTCTTCAGCCAGGCCATCCACTACGCCAACCGCATGAGCTACCTGCTACTGCCCCTGGACAGCAGCAAGAGCCGGCTGCTGCGGGAGCGCGCGGGCCTGGGCGAGCTGGAGAGCGCCAGCAACAGTCTGGTCACCAACAG cATGGCGGGCAGCGTGGCGGAGAGCTATGACACGGAGAGTGGATTCGAGGATGCAGAGGCCTGTGATGTGGCTGGCACGGTGGTGCGCTTCATCAACCGCTTTGTGGACAAAGTCTGCACGGAGAGCGGGGTCACCAGCGACCACCTCAAGGGGCTGCATGTCATGGTGCCAG ACATTGTCCAGATGCACATCGAGACGCTGGAAGCCGTGCAACGCGAGAGCGAGCGGCTGCCATCCATCCCGAAG CCGAAGCTGCTGCGGCCGCGCCTGCTTCCCGGGGAGGAGTGTGTGCTGGACGGTCTGCGTGTCTGCCTGCTGCCCGATGGGCGAGAACAGGCCAcagggggcagtgggggtggcCCTGCCTTGCTGCCTGCCGAGGGAGCTGTCTTCCTCACCACCTACCGGGTCATCTTCACTGGGATGCCCACCGACCCCCTGG tgGGGGAGCAGGTGGTGGTCCGCTCCTTCCCGGTGGCTGCGCTGACCAAGGAGAAGCGCATCAATGTCCAGACCTCCGTTGACTCGCTTCTGCCGGATGGACTACAGCTGCGCTCATGTACCTTCCAG CTGCTGAAGATGGCCTTTGACGTGGAGGTGGGCCCCGAGAGCGCCGAGCTCTTCCGCAAACAGTTGCACAAACTGCGCTACCCCGCCGACGTGCGGGGCACCTTCGcgctgactctgggctctgcccACACGCCCGGCCGGCCACCCCGCATCGCCAAGGACAAGGGGCCATCGCTCAG GACCCTGTCCCGGAACCTGGTGAAGAACGCTAAGAAGACCATGGGGCGCCACTATGTCACCCGCAAGAAGTATAGCCCCCCGAGCTGGGAGCAGCGGGGCCAGCTGCCCCCAGAGGACCTCGAGGACGAGATCTCAG TGTCAGAGGAGCTGGAGCCCAGCACGCTGACGCCGGCTTCGGCGCTCAAGCCCGCGGACCGCATGACCATGAGCAGCCTGGTGGAACGGGCATGCTGCCGGGACTACCAGCGCCTGGGGCTGGGCACCCTCAGCAGCAGCCTGAGCCGTGCCAAGGCTGAGCCCTTCCGCATCTCCCCGGTCAACCGCATGTACGCCATCTGCCGCAG CTACCCAGGGCTGTTGATCGTGCCGCAGAGCGTCCAGGACAACGCCCTGCAACGTGTCTCCCGCTGCTACCGGCAGAACCGCTTCCCGGTGGTGTGCTGGCGCAGCGGGCGCTCCCGAGCCGTGCTGCTGCGCTCTGGTGGCCTGCACAGCAAGGGCATGGTGGGGCTCTTCAAGGCCCAGAATGCACCCTCCCCAG GACAGTCCCAGACTGACTCCAGCAGCTTGGAGCAAGAGAAGTACCTGCAGGCTGTGGTCAGCTCCATGCCGCGCTTTGCCGACGCTTCCGGACGCAACACCCTCAGTGGCTTCTCCTCGGCCCACATGGGCAGCCATG TGCCCAGCCCCCGAGCCAGGGTCACCACGCTGTCCAACCCAATGGCGGCCTCGGCCTCCAGACGGACTGCGCCCCGAG GCAAATGGGGCAGTGTCCGGGCCAGTGGGCGCAGTGCTGGGCTCGGCGCAGATGTGGGCTCACGGCTGGCAGGCAGGGACATGCTGGCACCCCCACAGGTCAATGGCGCCCCACCCGACCCTGGCTTCCTACGCCCCCAGCGTGCAGCCCTGTACATCATTGGGGACAAAGCACAGATGAAG GGTGTGCGGCCGGACCCCCTGCAGCAATGGGAGCTGGTGCCCATTGAGGTGTTTGAGGCGCGGCAGGTGAAGACAAGCTTTAAGAAGCTGCTCAAGGCCTGTGTCCCTGGCTGCTGCCCCGGTACCGACACAAACCCGGCCTCCTTTCTGCGTGCGCTTGAGGACTCTGAGTGGCTGGTGCAG ATCCACAAGCTGCTGCAGGTGTCAGTGCTGGTGGTGGAGCTCTTGGATTCAGGCTCATCCGTGCTGGTGAGCCTAGAAGATGGCTGGGACATCACCACCCAG GTGGTGTCGCTGGTGCAGCTGCTCTCGGACCCCTTCTACCGTACCCTGGAGGGCTTCCGGCTGCTGGTGGAGAAGGAGTGGCTGTCCTTCGGCCACCGCTTTAGCCACCGTGGGGCTCACACCCTGGCTGGGCAGAGCAGTGGCTTCACACCCGTCTTCTTGCAGTTCCTGGACTGCGTGCACCAG GTCCACCTGCAGTTCCCCATGGAGTTCGAGTTCAGCCTCTTCTACCTCAAGTTCCTTGGCTACCACCATGTGTCCCGCCGCTTCCGGACTTTCCTGCTCGACTCGGACTACGAGCGAATAGAACTGG GGCTGCTCTATGAAGAGAAGGGGGAGCGCAGGACCCAGCAGGCGTACCGGTCCGTGTGGGAGTATGTGGAGTGGCTGAGCAAGAGGAACCCTGTGTTCTACAACTACATGTATGCCCCTGAGGACACAGAG GTTCTGCGGCCCTACAGCAATGTGTCCAACCTGAAGGTGTGGGACTTCTACACGGAGGAGACGCTGGCTGAGGGCCCCCCCTATGACTGGGAGCTGGCACAgggacccccagagccccccgAGGAGGAGCGGCCAGATGGAAGCGCGCCCCAGAGCAAGCGCCGTGTCGTGTGGCCCTGCTACGACAGCCGGCCCCGGGCCCAGCCTGATGCCATCTCTCGCCTGCTGGAG GAGCTGCAGAGACTGGAGACAGAGCTGGGCCGGCCTGCTGAGCGCTGGAAGGACACGTGGGACAGGGTGAAGGCCTCGCAGCGTCTCGAGGGCCGGCCTGAAGGCCGT GGCACCCCCAGTTCTCTGCTCGTGTCCAGCGTGCCCCACCACCGCCGCTCGCTGGGCGTGTACCTGCAGGAGGGACCAGTGGGTTCTACCTTGAGCCTCAGTCTGGACAGTGACCAGAGCAGTGGCTCCACGGCCTCCGGCTCCCGCCAAGCAGCCCGCCGCAGCACCAGCACCTTGTACAGCCAGTTCCAGACAGCTGAGAGTGAGAACAG GTCCTACGAGGGCACCCTCTACAAGAAGGGGGCCTTCATGAAGCCCTGGAAGGCTCGCTGGTTCGTGCTGGATAAAACCAAGCACCAG CTGCGCTACTATGACCATCGCGTGGACACTGACTGCAAAGGCATCATCGACCTGGGCGAGGTGGAGGCTGTGTTGCCAGGCACACCCACCATGGGCGCCCCCAAGACCGTGGACGAGAAGGCCTTCTTTGAT GTGAAGACGATGCGCCGCGTTTACAACTTCTGTGCCCAGGACGTGCTGACAGCCCAGCAGTGGGTGGACCAGATCCAGGGCTGCCTGTCTGATGCCTGA